The Catenulispora sp. EB89 genome includes a region encoding these proteins:
- a CDS encoding NUDIX domain-containing protein → MNADADAAAGESPAIRVRAAGCVLWRPGRTGPEVALIHRPRYDDWSFPKGKLDHGEGYVQAAVREVREETGYPVVLGRRLPTQVYDVSFGGPARMKRVKYWAAQAAVDADFEPNSEVDRLDWLDLPAALARLTRQTDRDLLRAFAAAPVDTVPVMLLRHAEAVPRKRWDGAEQERPLTAEGRVEARELVPVLAAYGDAALVASPYVRCVTTLRPTAESAGTELAQDSALGEDEDPDAGRAWLRQVLKSGHATVGCTHRPVLPELLAESPLGQAVHSGRRALAPAEAWVLHVREGGVVAVDRLKA, encoded by the coding sequence ATGAACGCCGACGCCGACGCCGCCGCCGGGGAATCGCCCGCGATCCGGGTCCGGGCCGCCGGCTGCGTCCTGTGGCGCCCCGGCCGCACCGGGCCCGAGGTGGCGCTGATCCACCGGCCGCGCTACGACGACTGGTCCTTCCCGAAGGGCAAGCTCGACCACGGCGAGGGCTACGTGCAGGCGGCGGTCCGCGAGGTGCGCGAGGAGACCGGGTACCCGGTGGTCCTCGGGCGGCGGCTGCCGACGCAGGTGTACGACGTCTCGTTCGGCGGCCCGGCGCGCATGAAGCGGGTGAAGTACTGGGCCGCGCAGGCCGCCGTGGACGCCGACTTCGAGCCGAACTCCGAGGTGGACCGGCTGGACTGGCTGGACCTGCCGGCCGCGCTGGCCCGGCTGACCCGGCAGACCGACCGCGACCTGCTGCGGGCCTTCGCCGCGGCGCCGGTGGACACCGTTCCGGTGATGCTGCTGCGGCACGCCGAGGCGGTGCCGCGCAAGCGCTGGGACGGCGCCGAGCAGGAGCGTCCGCTGACCGCCGAGGGCCGGGTCGAGGCCCGGGAGCTGGTTCCGGTGCTGGCCGCGTACGGGGACGCGGCGCTGGTGGCCTCGCCGTACGTGCGGTGCGTCACGACCCTCCGGCCGACCGCCGAGTCCGCCGGCACCGAGCTGGCCCAGGACAGCGCGCTCGGCGAGGACGAGGACCCGGACGCCGGACGCGCCTGGCTGCGGCAGGTCCTGAAGTCGGGACACGCGACCGTCGGCTGCACGCACCGGCCGGTGCTGCCCGAACTGCTCGCCGAGAGCCCGCTCGGGCAGGCGGTGCACTCCGGGCGCCGGGCCCTGGCGCCCGCCGAGGCCTGGGTGCTGCACGTCCGCGAGGGCGGCGTGGTGGCGGTGGACCGGCTCAAGGCCTGA